In a genomic window of Balaenoptera ricei isolate mBalRic1 chromosome 3, mBalRic1.hap2, whole genome shotgun sequence:
- the LOC132362069 gene encoding large ribosomal subunit protein uL30-like, translated as MESAEENKKKVPAVPETLKKRKNFAELKIKHLRKKFAQKMLRKARRKLIYEKAKHYHREYRQMYRTEIRMAGMARKAGNFHVPVEPKLAFVIRIRGINGVSPKVRKVLQLLHLCQIIFNGTFVKLNKASINMLRTVEPYIAWGYPNLKSVNELIYKRRYGKINKKQIALTDNVLIARSLGKYGIICMEDLIHEIYTFGKRFKEANNFLWPFKLSSPRGGMKKKTTHSVEGGDAGNREDHINRLIRRMN; from the exons ATGGAAAGTgctgaagagaataaaaagaaggtTCCTGCTGTGCCAGAAACCCTTAAAAAGCGAAAGAATTTCGCAGAGCTTAAGATCAAGCACCTGAGAAAGAAATTTGCCCAGAAGATGCTTCGAAAGGCAAGGAGGAAGCTTATCTATGAAAAAGCTAAGCACTACCACAGGGAATACCGGCAGATGTACAGAACTGAAATTCGAATGGCTGGGATGGCAAGAAAAGCTGGCAACTTCCACGTACCCGTGGAACCCAAATTGGCATTTGTCATCAGGATCAGAGGTATCAATGGTGTGAGCCCAAAGGTTCGAAAGGTGTTGCAGCTTCTTCACCTctgtcagatt ATTTTCAATGGCACCTTTGTGAAGCTCAACAAGGCTTCAATTAACATGCTGAGAACTGTGGAACCATACATTGCATGGGGGTACCCAAACCTGAAGTCAGTAAATGAATTGATCTACAAGCGTCGTTATGGCAAAATCAACAAGAAGCAAATTGCCCTGACGGATAACGTGTTGATTGCTCGATCTCTTGGCAAATACGGTATTATCTGCATGGAGGATCTGATTCATGAGATCTATACTTTTGGAAAACGTTTCAAAGAAGCAAACAACTTCCTGTGGCCcttcaaactgtcttctccaCGAGGTGGAATGAAGAAAAAGACCACCCATTCTGTAGAAGGTGGAGATGCTGGCAACAGGGAAGACCACATCAACAGACTTATTAGAAGGATGAACTAA